A region from the Candidatus Neomarinimicrobiota bacterium genome encodes:
- a CDS encoding HD-GYP domain-containing protein, with translation MHVVSLDKIVSGSKLGKALYSADGRILLGRGVDLTGKYLNRLKEMGYYSIFVSDDFDDEVELNDVIQDSTRKFAIGQVKSLFKSTMEGNGDGNNFDLKNGIENITDSIINDITGNDNLMIDLYSLKTHDDYTFQHSVNVCVLAIVLGIKAGLNGIELRELAKGAMLHDIGKMHTPFEILTKDSLLTDEEYEIVKRHTNEGFSFLLNDSNVSPKIAIVAYQHHERFDGTGYPDGIGGDQMHIYSKIVAIIDTYDALTSDRVYRKRYNNDQALNIIYKESEGKFEPDLLKLLRNCVARYTSGSLVRLKTGETAIVLRNNASILNQPIIKLLTDSDGNKIENSPEIDISQNGDSNNIEIESII, from the coding sequence ATGCATGTAGTATCATTAGACAAAATAGTAAGCGGTAGTAAGCTGGGAAAAGCTCTCTATTCAGCCGATGGCAGAATCTTGCTCGGCAGAGGAGTTGATCTTACAGGTAAGTACCTAAATCGCTTAAAGGAGATGGGGTATTATTCGATATTCGTCTCGGATGATTTTGATGATGAAGTTGAGCTGAATGATGTGATTCAGGATTCTACCAGAAAATTTGCCATTGGCCAGGTCAAATCGTTGTTCAAATCTACTATGGAGGGTAATGGAGACGGAAATAATTTTGACTTGAAAAATGGAATTGAAAACATTACAGATAGCATTATAAATGATATAACCGGAAATGATAATTTAATGATCGATCTGTATAGTCTGAAAACTCATGACGATTATACCTTTCAACATTCAGTAAATGTGTGCGTACTTGCAATAGTTTTGGGAATAAAAGCGGGATTAAACGGAATTGAATTAAGGGAATTGGCAAAAGGTGCGATGCTCCACGATATAGGAAAAATGCACACTCCTTTTGAGATACTTACTAAGGATTCACTTTTAACCGATGAAGAGTATGAAATCGTAAAACGGCACACAAATGAAGGATTTTCATTTTTGTTAAACGACTCGAATGTAAGTCCTAAAATCGCAATAGTCGCGTATCAGCACCACGAAAGATTTGACGGTACTGGTTATCCTGACGGTATTGGCGGTGATCAAATGCATATATATTCAAAAATTGTAGCCATAATCGACACATATGATGCACTAACATCAGACAGAGTATATCGAAAACGTTATAACAACGATCAAGCTCTAAACATAATATATAAAGAATCTGAAGGAAAATTTGAGCCGGATCTCTTGAAACTATTGAGAAATTGTGTCGCACGGTATACTTCAGGTAGTCTTGTGAGACTTAAAACAGGGGAGACGGCAATAGTATTGAGAAATAATGCATCAATACTTAATCAACCAATTATCAAACTTCTCACGGATTCGGACGGTAATAAGATAGAGAATTCACCTGAAATTGACATATCTCAAAATGGAGATTCAAATAATATAGAGATAGAATCAATCATTTGA
- a CDS encoding response regulator, whose protein sequence is MAGKVLVVDDSPTMRRIVANTLKRIGYPDTEEAENGNDALNKLGEGTFELIVTDWNMPGMTGLEFVKSLRADGGYNDLPILMVTTRSAEEDVKEALQAGANSYIVKPFTPQVLKDKIESIV, encoded by the coding sequence ATGGCTGGAAAAGTATTGGTAGTAGATGATTCTCCGACAATGAGAAGAATAGTTGCAAATACGTTGAAAAGAATAGGCTATCCAGATACGGAGGAAGCAGAAAATGGAAATGATGCGCTCAATAAGCTAGGCGAAGGTACTTTTGAACTAATCGTCACTGACTGGAATATGCCTGGAATGACAGGGTTGGAATTCGTGAAATCGTTAAGGGCAGACGGTGGCTATAATGATTTGCCTATATTAATGGTAACAACACGAAGCGCTGAGGAAGATGTTAAAGAAGCATTGCAGGCAGGAGCCAACAGCTATATTGTAAAACCCTTCACACCACAGGTACTAAAAGATAAAATTGAAAGTATAGTATAA
- a CDS encoding protein phosphatase CheZ: MTNLNEDKLLDKINSNIKELTINLSEMFESLQIISGPIKESTENMPLATDHLSKITKQTELATNQILDKLDAMTERDSEALEIIVGEIEKLGDSKTGDTIKKTLVKLENAFSSDLNDSYEIMESLQFQDITSQRIGFITTLLDGVEHKLNTLLNALGEVTKLKKIVAKDYFDPTAEYTDSKDRQSLVDKVIEEKG, encoded by the coding sequence ATGACGAATTTAAATGAAGATAAATTATTAGATAAAATAAATTCTAATATCAAGGAATTAACAATTAATCTATCCGAAATGTTTGAATCTTTGCAAATAATATCCGGGCCTATCAAAGAATCCACGGAGAACATGCCTCTGGCTACAGATCATCTTTCTAAGATAACGAAACAGACAGAGCTGGCTACAAATCAAATACTCGATAAGCTGGATGCGATGACGGAAAGAGATAGTGAAGCGCTTGAAATCATTGTAGGCGAGATAGAAAAGCTCGGAGATTCGAAAACCGGAGATACAATTAAAAAAACCTTGGTAAAATTGGAAAACGCATTTTCATCTGATTTAAATGATTCCTACGAAATTATGGAATCACTCCAATTCCAGGACATCACCTCTCAAAGAATAGGCTTCATCACCACGTTGCTTGATGGAGTAGAGCATAAATTAAATACATTACTAAACGCTTTAGGTGAAGTTACGAAACTAAAAAAGATTGTTGCAAAAGATTATTTTGATCCGACTGCAGAATATACAGATTCTAAGGATAGGCAAAGTTTAGTTGATAAAGTTATTGAAGAAAAAGGATAG